The genomic window GTATAGATTTTGGAGTGCACATTTTATCAAGATATTTAGAAGAAAAGAATACTCATAGTGTGAAAGAAGCCGTTATCCTCGCTGTTAAAAAAACTGGGCCAGGAATTATTGTGGGTGCTTTTACAACAGCGAGTGTATTTATAACCTTTTACTTTGCAGAGTTTAAAGCATTTACACAAATGGGGGTTATATCGGGAGTAGGTATTCTGTTACTTGGCATAACCATGCTTTTGATTATTCCAGCATCAATTGTTGCTATAGACAACAAAGGAAAGCTGGTTAAGAAGAATCTCAAATCAAATCGGTTAGCTATTTTAAACAGAGTGGGGGAAGTTGTTGAGAAGAGAAGTCGATGGGTTTTAGTTATTGTCGGAATATTGGTTGCTTTAGTAATCAGTAATGTGTACAGTTCAAAAATTGAAACAGATATGTCTATGCTTTATCCAGAAAATATGGAAAGTTTACAATGGATAGAAGTGGTTGAAGAGAAATTTGACTATAATCCGACCTCTTTATTATTCATGGTTGATAATATTACGGAACTACAAAATGCCGTTTCCAAATTAAAAGATAGAGAAGAAGTTAAAGAAGTTCAATCGATTCTAGATTATTTGCCAGAAGATCAATCGTATAAATTGTCAGTCATACAAAAGTGGAATAGTAGTTTAACTACAGAAGCTAATCCGCAAATAGCGCCATCTCCGGAAGAGTTAATCACTACTCTAAATCGAGTGAAAGGATTAACAAATATTGAACCTAAGATAATAGACCAAATAGAGTTTTTAATTGCAGGATTACAAAGTGACCATCCTGAAGTTATTATGGATATATTGAAGGAGCGCTCTTCTGAAATCAATTTAAATGAATTTAAGCTAAGTACAAAAGTACTTAAAATACATGATTTACCAGAGGGGATTAAAAGAAATTTTATTGGAAAAGAAGGAAAGTTAAGTGTTGAGGTTATTCCAGAAACTAATATTTGGAAGAAAGAAAATTATGAACAGATTAAGAGTCTAGTAGAGGAATATTCAGGTAGAAGTCCTGTAGGAATGCCTGCAATCATGAATGAAGTAACCGTATATGCAAAGAAAGACATGATCAATATTAGCTTAGTTAGTATCTTAGTGCTATTCGTCATTCTCATTCTATTATTTAAAACAGTACGAGATGCTCTAATTATCACCATTTCTCTACTTATTACCATATATCTAACACTAGGAATACTACCTATTATTGGGGCAGAATTGAATATATTTAGTATTATCGCTTTTCCTGTTGTTATAGGTATCGGAGTAGATAGTGCAGTACACTTACTGCACCGTATTAAAACGTCTCCTGATCAAGGCATACCCTATATATTGTCAACAACAGGAAAAGCTATTGTAATCACT from Bacillus sp. HMF5848 includes these protein-coding regions:
- a CDS encoding RND family transporter encodes the protein MFQYLANLTIRKYKHILILSLILFVVTLLISKNLGMDSNMEGMLPESSASLQASKEFEQYFESQENVMVVVQGNSYNSEQFLESLYNKIESDKTVHNALYKINLEDLENYSHLFLDKDLYEELESELNNPNSLLSQFLRKKDLHSLSQLFLERYNQLDDDKKKITFYDSFTTLMFTNEKLPESKIEDLFLTLLWGSSIDVSSKSQFIVSEDHSTYLMMIKPSLSMDNIVEARTNFFTSLEKAIEETLKEGDYAIKVGITGGAFVQDYEADEAMFQGFTSTALLTFILIIVFVIFSFRRITLPLATGYPLLLGAMLSTTFAYLVYKKLNMFSISFAVILLGLGIDFGVHILSRYLEEKNTHSVKEAVILAVKKTGPGIIVGAFTTASVFITFYFAEFKAFTQMGVISGVGILLLGITMLLIIPASIVAIDNKGKLVKKNLKSNRLAILNRVGEVVEKRSRWVLVIVGILVALVISNVYSSKIETDMSMLYPENMESLQWIEVVEEKFDYNPTSLLFMVDNITELQNAVSKLKDREEVKEVQSILDYLPEDQSYKLSVIQKWNSSLTTEANPQIAPSPEELITTLNRVKGLTNIEPKIIDQIEFLIAGLQSDHPEVIMDILKERSSEINLNEFKLSTKVLKIHDLPEGIKRNFIGKEGKLSVEVIPETNIWKKENYEQIKSLVEEYSGRSPVGMPAIMNEVTVYAKKDMINISLVSILVLFVILILLFKTVRDALIITISLLITIYLTLGILPIIGAELNIFSIIAFPVVIGIGVDSAVHLLHRIKTSPDQGIPYILSTTGKAIVITTVTTFIGFGSLTFINHPGLSSFGLVTITGMAVCLFITLTVLPALYLAFYSKQPIVQDQSFEKLNLS